The following are encoded together in the Zingiber officinale cultivar Zhangliang chromosome 8A, Zo_v1.1, whole genome shotgun sequence genome:
- the LOC122010493 gene encoding uncharacterized protein LOC122010493, with translation MDIVGPFPMPTGQRRFLLIAVDYFSKWVEAEPLEATDVTPFQLVYRGEAVVPVEVGVESDQVQLYDEGNGERRLMELDLMDEVQDKAVVRLMAYRQRMRQNYNRRVILRSFQVGDLVWKKIKSVGDVTKLEAQWVGPYKVVQKLHSGAYYLEEENGR, from the exons atggacatcgtgggaccatTTCCCATGCCGACGGGTCAGCGAAGGTTCTTGCTCATTGCTGTGGACtacttttcaaaatgggtggaggctgagccctTG gaggcgACTGACGTAACACCATTCCAGCTGGTGTACAGAGGAGAAGCGGTGGTTCCTGTAGAGGTTGGAGTAGAATCCGATCAGGTGCAACTCTACGACGAGGGAAATGGTGAGCGAAGgttaatggagctcgacttgATGGATGAAGTGCAGGATAAAGCGGTCGTTAGACTAATGGCTTACCGACAGCGAATGAGACAGAACTACAATAGGAGGGTGATCCTGAGGTCCTTTCAGGTAGGTGATCTggtgtggaagaaaatcaagtcggtcggcgacgtcaccaaACTTGAGGCACAATGggtgggaccttacaaggtcgTACAGAAACTTCACTCGGGGGCCTATTACTTGGAAGAAGAAAACGGGAGATGA